Below is a window of Cydia amplana chromosome 3, ilCydAmpl1.1, whole genome shotgun sequence DNA.
tttgtattaggcacagggttccagtctcagcgtgtgccgggcctaggtgcccggcgctggttttcagaccggtcccagactatggacggtcggagaatattacctacataggaaaagttaaaagcttaaaaaatcataacttgaaaactacgaaaaatcggctaacatacatatggggtacattatgatagcccacgatttttggacgtcacggtttggaccaccctgtatagacaataatctcaacgctagcccaatgcggattggggacttcacacacagctttgaatttcttcgcaaatgtatgcactacgagtatgcaggtttcctcacgatgtttcctccttcaccgaaaagctagtggtaaatatcaaatgatatttcgtacataagttccgaaaaactcattggtacgagccaggataccaatgagtttttccttaccgcttataccgtaaagaaataatgcagtctctgctttgcacgattattgtgtggacataattcttataatcaccgaaacatacatacctctacgcacagaatgtcattgaaataaaacattgttttttatagtaaattaatataacattcgatttatacacataacaataagcaggccaggccgcagcgatattggcctgtaagcttcatctcggtctccaaatccgcaaaactcgctggtactaaatgctggtcttgccgttattaattatcttgattcttgaagattatcagaacagcacgttacgtaatcgcatacatagacggaacgaacgtaggtgtagacactgcaagtctttaggtattaaacgaattacgtattaatagatgagtaatatttaaatgaacatataatattctctaacataaatacaagattacaattaattgacatcaaaagtcattgacgtacagaagtcatatacatttttataatgacgcaaaattgataccagcataatgaaaatcaatcccaatcagtaaaacgagtttttaaacttttttcattttaagcgggttttgaaggaacaagttacttaaattcgattgtaatcgtattgttttaggataatttactgctgttttcgaccgttacgacccgtaaataacaacaactcacatttaaaatttgactggagctcgacgtgattatatttatttaccctattttatgaaatacaatttatctactggtatacattttcgtatgcgtatatgatgaaatgtctttattaatgtcaaaaacgagctatgacgatgtacacgtctgcttcgatgcaaggccaacggccatctgactcgaagaagagttttgagtgatgtcgtcaatgtatggaaattatacgaaagtttacatttgggattgaatttctgtgttgtatttgtgagtaaaaatataagtagataataatctggtagtttagttatctagccttcaaaatcccacaacaactcaattactgtcaaagacaaaactgtaatgcgtcttgctcaaacggaactccatattttgatttttggacacttttagtgtcgatttgtagagaattacaggaaataaaaaaaaaaatggcgtgaagagccggtacacggcttcttcgtgaacagatttgcgtataatttaatgcagttattaatcattcattgaacaaattgattgcacaaagtgaggtctaaatcgaaaacgtcatataccgtccccttaagtttGAATAAAGAGACAATACATATATACTCCGTAGATCAAACAAAAtgtaacaatatttatatgaaaactttAAATTGAATCCGGAGGCAGAAAATGAATTCCgattataaaattacatatgtatttgaaatactgtTTATTGGCATTATTACGTATCTATTAAAACTTTGTGTTgggtgaagaaaaaaaatagaaaatacaCTCTTGCACGAAGTATTTTTACTTATGCCAGCCCATTATATAcctaaatgtaggtatgtaccaaCTATTTACTATAATTGCAGATATAGTTACAATGTAAAAAAGCAGATATAGTTACAATGTAAATAAAGGTCTTATCGCCGTAAgcaattttttctttttaagtaactTAGGGTATAATTTACTCGTTGCTACTCAGTgttctttaaataaaacagtCGAATACTTTTGTTTAAAGTACAATTATTTAGCTTCGTTAATAACGAcatgaaaaatgaaataaaataaaatatcatatctgacgagcaaagcgaagcgcaagtgCACTACCTAATTTTTCTCGAAGCTCTTCGTCGTTATTTTGGACCCTCATAACTTAGGTTTGAATTATATCAGGTAAACAAAATTCTCCGGACATTAATTACTCGAAATTCTTTCACATTAATTGCGGGACGGGATGATTATGATACGGTCCTGATGCTTGATCCCTGAAATCCAGCAATAGATAAAATCTACggcttttgtgttactttaattacGCGTAAAGGGGTGTTTACACAACCGTATTTTTTGCTCAAGTCTCGCAACCTATTTTTAGAGTATGAATGAATGAAGACATGCGTCATGACGGCGAGGCTTTAGGGGTCGGCGGAGCGAATTAACTTACGCGAAACCGGGGTTTACCAGTTACCATTCATTATTTGCTACGCTACTAGGGTCGAGTTCATTAATACATGGatcacatacctacctactttgttttgtaattacaacatgatgttgcaccgcctacaagttatctgctttgcccgaaggttgactggtagagaatgccttttgtagcattaagttcgccttttatatgtttgtattttcttttatgcaataaagattaaacaaataaacaaaataggCCACCAATAAGAAGGCTGGTGCCGGCGCGACGGTCTCGTGAAGCTTGAGGGAGTTTCTGGGCAAGGCATCTTTTATCGTCCTTGTATTTTCTCAGTGACACTTCAACTTGAATATAACTGTATCATTACAAAAGACGGAAACATATCCAATTAAAATCTAATTAGAATCATATGACGTTAGTTCCGAGTGTTCTATTACATTATAGTTTTATTGACGAGGCGTACTTCCCGCGGTGACGTAGGCAGCCATTCAGTCTCGagtgcggcgcgggcggcgctcaGTGGCCGTGTGATCTACCCGTCGCGCACACGCTAGGGCATGGACATCCAAAAACACcagtgttttgttttattgaacAATACACTATCTACTGAGCCCGTCCccggttttgttttgttttatcaaTGTACTACAGCGGCTCAATTAGCACGGGACTTCAGTGAACGCGTTTTGTTATTGGGCTTCAGCGTACCGGCCGGCGTTCTAACCTCAAATGTTTGCTGATTGACTGTGTGAGTGTTGTTTAGTTAAAAGTGACTTATGGAGGAAAGTTGGCAATACCAAGTGAGTTATTACTAGGTTTATACCCGTTAGGTAAGACTGCTTTACGTACTTACAAGACGACAGTGAACAGTGCCCGTTTGGATCTGAATTTTAAAAAGCTTGCACGTTTAAGTAATGGGCAATTTAATTTATCTGACAGTTACATCTTTAAACAGGCCGAGCGTTCTTTATTGTTGGTTTATGCAGAGAATTTGTATGCAATAGAGCTTAAAGCTTATGCTATTAAAGTCAAGGGGTAGAGGCTCGAGTAATAACAATTAGGTATGCAGACACGGAAGCGGATTTGAGATTAAAATTTAACCGTAACCAGTATGGTCTAAATTGGAATAGCATCCATGACGGTAGATTTGGCTTCGTGTGAAAATCCCAAGGCCTTTGGCCTAACCTTGTCGAAATGGTATCAAAAGGCAGGCGCATGCGTCTATACAATGTCGTGACGTCATCATTAATAAGAGCAGCCTTACTGCCGGTTTCATTTGTttcctgtaaaaaaaaatctcacgCTGTTAGTCTTTTTGCGCGGCCTACAGTCGAACTAAGAATTATTAGTGCATTGTGCATTGTGAAGAGTGGAAGAAGAGGTGCTTACTTTCTGAGTACAGGCCTTTTCATTTTCGTTTTACTTAATTCTAAGCAAATcgttgagtaggtacttacctatgtattttttatacatcaatGAATGAAATgcaatgtttaatatttttttataaatgacaGACTATAAACTTTATAAGTATGCGCTTCGCGACCTGTAATGTAATGATtatctatacctacatattctaAGGTACATAAACCAAAAATATTTCAACTCGCGTTTCCGCGTCgcaggcgccggcgccgcgcctgCACGATCTACGCAGGTTACACGAGTGCGAGTCATATTCTTTGCCAAAGTTATGCGCGTGTAACATGAAACATATTATGACCTCCAAGTAAATATTGATTACACATAATCAGAGCTCAAACTGTTACTGGTCGTGAGCAAATGTTGTGAACAGTCAAGTGCGTCTGTCTATCACTAGGTTTTTCAACTGCTTGACTGAGGACTGAGATGAATGCCGTACCGATGTTATGTAAACAGTGtaaacatatatgtacttatgttaATTGACTGTGTGTACCTAAACCTTATTCTAACGCGCTAAGGCTATGTTAAAGTGTTCCTATTTGTTCTATGTAAGTATAATAACACAGacacttttttgaatatttatattttccgATTTTCGAACAAGTGAAATGAGATACCTTTACTCAAcattaaaaattaagaaaaccTCTCTTCCTGCCTTGATGCCGGATGCTTGAAATGTCCGTTAATAATCAAACAAATTAGAATTAAGGCGATTGCGGATGTGTGTAATGTAAACGTGTCAAGAAATAATCTACCTTGGTAGGTATAAATTAATGTAAGGCCGAGTCAACCATTCCACaatatattttctaataaaaacctaattaaattaatagTTGGGCGATTTTACTAGGATATTAATAATTGGTTACAATTTTTTGATAATATAAGCTATAAGCGTAATTGTTTTCGATGTTCCTGTGTAACTGAATACTTAtgtaacaataaataattttgcgaaACCCTAATGCCAAACCATTGCTTCAAGACGATAAACACATCATGCCTCTGGAGTCTCGAGACTATATTTATTGAACAATacatacgattggtcgaaacgccctctactatgcaacgtttcatgcctgagctacttggaaatgaaactttgcatagtagagggcgtttcgaccaatcgtattcgagaaagaacggagagacacaataaccccatagttgcatttacctcacttgaccttattatgtttatttattatattgtttataagtttgtttattaaaaaattGCTTTCTACATTTACCGAATCAGCGGCACAGGGACAATCAATTAGTCAAACATCTTTAATTTGAATATCTAGGAAGAGTTATACATGTGTGGGATTTTCTTGTAAAgtggtctagcggtaagagcgtgcgactttcaatccggagatcgcgggttcaaaccccggctcgtactaatgagtttttcggaacttgtgtacttactacgaaatatcatttgataatttaccagtcgcttttcggtgaaggaaatcatcgtgaggaaaccggactaacccCAATAGGGTATAgtgtaccctctgggttggaaggtcagatggcagagtcactttcgtaaaaactagtgcctacgccaattcttcaatcgggattagttgtcaagcggaccccaggctcccatgagccgtgaaaaaaagccgggacaacgcgaggaagatgatgacatgTAGAacttagtgttgtgaataacgcttattcttaaacttaaagactcgagccctcaagactcttaagtcttgaagactcgactatattgagaattgtatttatttattttacgcgtatggatttGCGCTAATATCTGCGTTTCTTTGTTTGCTCTAAAACATATATACTCCAAGCCGATTTTCCCACGTACGTATCGACTAACAATTGAAGCTAGTTATCGTGAGAAATATGAATACAATAGTGATTATTGCataaaaaagtaatgaaaatgctcgGAAGTCGTTTTCCTGAACAGACCGGTGTGACGACTATCAATTTCGCGAAGACTGGGTATATCATAGAAGTCAGTAATGGTGGTTGTGTCGTGTAGAATGGGTCTTTGCTTGTCTTTGCTCAAAGTAAGTTTTGAATATTTCATAGGTACAAAGAAGCCAGCATTTTGCGCTAGCTATATCTAAGGTTAATaacttgacgaccggtctggcctagctagtgggtagtgactagtgaccctgcctatgaagctgatggtcccgggttcgaatcccggtaagggcattaatttgtgtgatgacaCAGATGTTTGTTCCGGAGTTATGgttattttctatgtatattgtttgtatttatatattatacatatatatcgttctttgagtacccacaacacaagccttcttgagcttaccgtgaaacttagtcaatttgtgtaaaagtgtcctgtaatatttatttttattataatttaataactacCAATTAAGCTTCACCTATTAACATTTATTTGCGAGGTAGACTAAGATATTTTGATCATACCAATATGTATTGTACTATATACACTCATAAACAAtgtcaatatgttttatttcaCGATCTTCTGAACAAAAGATAtaagttatattattatgttcacATCCAATTATTCCGCTCTACTTTGAATTATAAAGtgcataagtacttatattaaataaccaaatatacatatgtatattgtataatttgtatatcTATAATAAAGTATTAATTCTGCACAGGCATTTGTAAAGACTTAATCGTAAAGCAAGTTCACTATCCACtaggaatatatttttagttCATCTTGTTTTCTGTACAACATCTGGCCATGGCCATACTCGCTGAATGAAGTTTGACGTCGTTTTatgacttggaggatataatcaaacggagacgccatgtctgtaattttctgtacaaaacagtctgccgatttttgcgggggaggggaacgtcaaatgtatgcgtaacgtaaaaatagccatgtcagataaacgtcagtccatacattgtgtatgaccgttggccgcctattttcgacagaggggaaagcctgttaatggctactccgtttagttgtatcctccaagttttatGATGATCTCATATATGACGATTTCAATGAAGATAGATGGCTCTCGTATACATTTACATAAAACATTAGCTGTGCGATACATAATATTATCTGCGACCAGAATTCCACGATAGATAATTAATTGTGTGCGTTTGAACataaaactttgttttatacatggTGTCGCATAATAAAAGAAGACCGTTGATGTGGATGAGAGGACTTTATGAACGACCGATTTCACCGCCATATAATAttcagaaaaaaataatggtttcGGTCAATTAAGCGAGTAATCAGTAagcaatttaattaataaatactttaatgCTTTAAGTTAATTTCTTAGTTATTATTTTGGTTGGTATGAGATGagggtaaaataaatatattgaatcatttaaataaatagagttTTCATATTGTCCCCAGATGCCACAGACGGTCCCGCGGTCAGGCCTGAGCCCGCCGTCGGCGACGCAGGGCGAGCGCGCCGTGCCGGCCTCGCCCGCCGACCTGCAGCACCTGCTGCGCTACCTCGGCGCCGCCTCCCCCCCGGAACCCATGCTCCATCCCCCCGCCACACACACCAAACCGCCTCCGCCTTACCCAGAAGATAACTCTTTCCTCGAGCGCCTACATGACTTCGAAGGATATCCCACACCTTCACCGTCTTCTGACGAGGGATCCATTCCCGCAGTAGCGCTCCAGCCACCCTCGCCTTACAGCTCCTTCTCCTACTCCCCCAACGTATACATCAAAGAAGAACCCAACAGACTTTCCGTGCCAGAGTTTGCATCTCCATACCCTCTTTCTCCTTCCGGCTCTTGCGCCTCATATGGCAGCACGAATCATTATTCCTCCCCGGTCCCACAGCATGAGGAGTATATCGACATTGAAGAACTGTTGAAAGAGAATCAGATCTCCCAAGAGAATAACCAACACACTTTTATTACTCCCAAACTCGAAATCGAAGAGCCCAGAGACCACAACCTTTTAAGATCATTCCTTGAAGATACATCATTCCAAAAGAGGTTTAATTTGAGGCCGGTTGAATTGGATGTGAAGATGGAAGAAAGCAGTGGAGGGGCGAACACAGAAGATACACTGGTCACTTCAGAAATGGACAGATTTCTTTGTATGGCTATCGAACAATCGAAGAGAGATGTCGACAACACGTGCAATGTTTTGGGAATCTCACCAGGTGAGTGATATGTAGTATTAGTCAATGTCCATAGGACTCAATTTCCACCGGCTTGACGTTTTAGAGATAATTAAACACCTTATCCAGCAACCTGTAAGAAAAAGCAAGCCAAATAAGCTTCGGCTTGCCCAACCGGTGTAACCGACTCGCCGCTACTGTTGGTCACATCAAAACAGATTATTGTTTCTCCTGTACCTCACGTCTTCACTTACTAACTTACTTAATGCTTATAACCTAAACTTGCGATGCAAATTACGCTTCAACCATCATGTAAGCTGACGtcagtcagtgtcaaaaaaattCCACGTAGACGCCAATCGTCTAAGTACACAGTGATGATAATGATAAATATAAAGGTTTTCTACGAACTGGCCGATTACGTAAGCTGTCAACTGTACTATGCATGCTACTGATCGACTTGATGATTAAGAGAGCTGTTTCTTTCAATCAATTATTGATTTGTGataaaaacatgacaaaaaacGTTTACAGTTAATTAAGAAACCCAAATTTGAAGATGATTTCatcgtttagtttttaatttatatctgCACATTGCTGTCTTCTGttaaaatatcatctagtttaccTAAACTAACCTAACACGAATGATTTGAATTTGTTTTTTGTCCATTAGTTCAGTAATAATATTACCCTTGAGTCTGGCCACTAATACTTTTaacctaatacctaattaatattacttatatGGACCCAACTATTAAACAAAGAGTTTCTTCGTTACACTGTCTGAAATATTTTAAAGTCATTGATTCTAATATTCTAATGCAGATTTTTGTCCGACAGATCCAATGGTTTGGAGTACAGAAAACGTGAAAGCCTGGGTGGCGTTCACGCTCCAGACGTTCAACTTGCCGATGGTACCGACGGAGTACTTTGCGATGGATGGTGCCGCACTGATGGCACTTACCGAAGAAGATTTTAACCGGAGAGCACCTCAGGTAACAAATCTTACCAGACATTCATTTTTTTCGCAACGAAATGATTATGAAGAGCAAGAGCTTGTCTCCTGACGCTTTACCGCGCTATCAATTTTGTAACTACATAGTAGTACTTACCAATAGTTTGTGATAATAATTTGAAAAGTGCTCTTTCAGACCCTACTGTATAcattattatatgtacctatgttatacTTAGGTAACTACCTAGAAGGAGTTTCTAAATATTGACCTCTAGACGAAGTGCCCATTGACGTTTcttcattagggttccgtacccaaagggtaaaaacgggaccctattactaagactccagttgaaattttcacatatgatgtatttctgttgccgctataacaacaaatactaaaaacagaataaaataaagatttaagtggggctcccatacaacaaacgtgatttttgaccgaagttaagcaacgtcgggcggggtcagtacttggatgggtgaccgtttttttgcttgttttgctctattttttgttgatggtgcggaaccctccgtgcgcgagtcctactcgcacttggccggttttttttatgaaacaatGTACTTAAATGTTAATTTGGTTGGGCTTGGCGCGTTAATCGGCTGACCCCGCGAATGAGGGCGTGGGGTTCAAAGTCTTTAATAACATTTACTTATCATTTACTTATCAGGTGTTGATAATACAATCAAagttatttaggtattataatacACGTGACTTCCACCGAATAGTACGCCGTTAACAACTTGCCCTTCCTTAGGTActtattgaattaaaaaaaaaaatacaagtttaTAGTTTACAACATTTGAAGAATaagtatcaaattatatttaaaattttaaggtCCCATATTCAACGGTTGTGCGTTGTCTGTAAGATTTTGTCATTATTAAAGTTTTACACTGTaaaacttaaaagtaaaattttacattgtagaactttaatacaaaattattaattacatttgTAATTACAAAATTAGTTATC
It encodes the following:
- the LOC134662505 gene encoding DNA-binding protein D-ETS-4 isoform X1 — encoded protein: MPCWDYSAGRYCGECCSMPQTVPRSGLSPPSATQGERAVPASPADLQHLLRYLGAASPPEPMLHPPATHTKPPPPYPEDNSFLERLHDFEGYPTPSPSSDEGSIPAVALQPPSPYSSFSYSPNVYIKEEPNRLSVPEFASPYPLSPSGSCASYGSTNHYSSPVPQHEEYIDIEELLKENQISQENNQHTFITPKLEIEEPRDHNLLRSFLEDTSFQKRFNLRPVELDVKMEESSGGANTEDTLVTSEMDRFLCMAIEQSKRDVDNTCNVLGISPDPMVWSTENVKAWVAFTLQTFNLPMVPTEYFAMDGAALMALTEEDFNRRAPQAGSTLYAQLEIWKAASHEAWRQQWAESQPSPTPAPVPSADDMSEDEEAESVIAGAPGGKTKTGSTHIHLWQFLKELLASPHVHGSAIRWLDRSNGVFKIEDSVRVARLWGKRKNRPAMNYDKLSRSIRQYYKKGIMKKTERSQRLVYQFCHPYCL
- the LOC134662505 gene encoding DNA-binding protein D-ETS-4 isoform X5, with the translated sequence MPQTVPRSGLSPPSATQGERAVPASPADLQHLLRYLGAASPPEPMLHPPATHTKPPPPYPEDNSFLERLHDFEGYPTPSPSSDEGSIPAVALQPPSPYSSFSYSPNVYIKEEPNRLSVPEFASPYPLSPSGSCASYGSTNHYSSPVPQHEEYIDIEELLKENQISQENNQHTFITPKLEIEEPRDHNLLRSFLEDTSFQKRFNLRPVELDVKMEESSGGANTEDTLVTSEMDRFLCMAIEQSKRDVDNTCNVLGISPDPMVWSTENVKAWVAFTLQTFNLPMVPTEYFAMDGAALMALTEEDFNRRAPQAGSTLYAQLEIWKAASHEAWRQQWAESQPSPTPAPVPSADDMSEDEEAESVIAGAPGGKTKTGSTHIHLWQFLKELLASPHVHGSAIRWLDRSNGVFKIEDSVRVARLWGKRKNRPAMNYDKLSRSIRQYYKKGIMKKTERSQRLVYQFCHPYCL
- the LOC134662505 gene encoding DNA-binding protein D-ETS-4 isoform X3 gives rise to the protein MLWESGFSEETDTMPQTVPRSGLSPPSATQGERAVPASPADLQHLLRYLGAASPPEPMLHPPATHTKPPPPYPEDNSFLERLHDFEGYPTPSPSSDEGSIPAVALQPPSPYSSFSYSPNVYIKEEPNRLSVPEFASPYPLSPSGSCASYGSTNHYSSPVPQHEEYIDIEELLKENQISQENNQHTFITPKLEIEEPRDHNLLRSFLEDTSFQKRFNLRPVELDVKMEESSGGANTEDTLVTSEMDRFLCMAIEQSKRDVDNTCNVLGISPDPMVWSTENVKAWVAFTLQTFNLPMVPTEYFAMDGAALMALTEEDFNRRAPQAGSTLYAQLEIWKAASHEAWRQQWAESQPSPTPAPVPSADDMSEDEEAESVIAGAPGGKTKTGSTHIHLWQFLKELLASPHVHGSAIRWLDRSNGVFKIEDSVRVARLWGKRKNRPAMNYDKLSRSIRQYYKKGIMKKTERSQRLVYQFCHPYCL
- the LOC134662505 gene encoding DNA-binding protein D-ETS-4 isoform X4, whose amino-acid sequence is MEESWQYQMPQTVPRSGLSPPSATQGERAVPASPADLQHLLRYLGAASPPEPMLHPPATHTKPPPPYPEDNSFLERLHDFEGYPTPSPSSDEGSIPAVALQPPSPYSSFSYSPNVYIKEEPNRLSVPEFASPYPLSPSGSCASYGSTNHYSSPVPQHEEYIDIEELLKENQISQENNQHTFITPKLEIEEPRDHNLLRSFLEDTSFQKRFNLRPVELDVKMEESSGGANTEDTLVTSEMDRFLCMAIEQSKRDVDNTCNVLGISPDPMVWSTENVKAWVAFTLQTFNLPMVPTEYFAMDGAALMALTEEDFNRRAPQAGSTLYAQLEIWKAASHEAWRQQWAESQPSPTPAPVPSADDMSEDEEAESVIAGAPGGKTKTGSTHIHLWQFLKELLASPHVHGSAIRWLDRSNGVFKIEDSVRVARLWGKRKNRPAMNYDKLSRSIRQYYKKGIMKKTERSQRLVYQFCHPYCL
- the LOC134662505 gene encoding DNA-binding protein D-ETS-4 isoform X2; this translates as MVVVSCRMGLCLSLLKMPQTVPRSGLSPPSATQGERAVPASPADLQHLLRYLGAASPPEPMLHPPATHTKPPPPYPEDNSFLERLHDFEGYPTPSPSSDEGSIPAVALQPPSPYSSFSYSPNVYIKEEPNRLSVPEFASPYPLSPSGSCASYGSTNHYSSPVPQHEEYIDIEELLKENQISQENNQHTFITPKLEIEEPRDHNLLRSFLEDTSFQKRFNLRPVELDVKMEESSGGANTEDTLVTSEMDRFLCMAIEQSKRDVDNTCNVLGISPDPMVWSTENVKAWVAFTLQTFNLPMVPTEYFAMDGAALMALTEEDFNRRAPQAGSTLYAQLEIWKAASHEAWRQQWAESQPSPTPAPVPSADDMSEDEEAESVIAGAPGGKTKTGSTHIHLWQFLKELLASPHVHGSAIRWLDRSNGVFKIEDSVRVARLWGKRKNRPAMNYDKLSRSIRQYYKKGIMKKTERSQRLVYQFCHPYCL